A genomic window from Triticum urartu cultivar G1812 chromosome 7, Tu2.1, whole genome shotgun sequence includes:
- the LOC125524643 gene encoding ATP synthase subunit 9, mitochondrial-like: MEVQAQVLRIINKKSKKEQRRKNVTRKVFSRLEMLEGAKSIGAGAATIALAGAAVGIGNVLSSLIHSVARNPSLAKQSFGYAILGFALTEAIALFAPMMAFLISFVFRSHKKS; this comes from the coding sequence ATGGAGGTGCAGGCCCAAGTACTTCGAATCATCAACAAGAAATCCAAGAAAGAACAGCGAAGGAAAAACGTGACAAGAAAAGTGTTTTCTCGACTCGAGATGTTAGAAGGTGCTAAATCAATAGGTGCCGGAGCTGCTACAATTGCTTTAGCCGGAGCTGCTGTCGGTATTGGAAACGTCCTCAGTTCTTTGATTCATTCCGTGGCGCGAAATCCATCATTGGCTAAACAATCATTTGGTTATGCCATTTTGGGCTTTGCTCTCACCGAAGCTATTGCATTGTTTGCCCCAATGATGGCCTTTCTGATCTCATTCGTTTTCCGATCGCATAAAAAGTCATGA